Proteins encoded together in one Synechococcus sp. A15-62 window:
- a CDS encoding GTP-binding protein, with protein sequence MTTAPATANVPVTILSGFLGAGKTTLLNHILSNQQGVKTAVLVNEFGEIGIDNDLIVTTDEDMVELSNGCICCSINGELMEAVERVIERPEPLDYIVVETTGLADPLPVAMTFLGSELRDQTRLDSIITLIDAENFDDVVLDTEVGRAQVIYGDILLLNKCDLVSEERLEAVEQQLREVKNDARILRSVKGDVPLALLLSVGLFESDKVSSPADDPSLDHSDCDHDHGHCSHDHDHGHEHDHSHGHDHTHDHNHEHGHDHGHHHHSHEHGHEHGDHQDIEGFTSVSFQSDGPFSLRKFQNFLDNQMPQEVFRAKGILWFNESERRHVFHLAGKRFSIDDTDWTGDRKNQLVLIGRNIDHNTLRKQLKACVAPDAGKGFS encoded by the coding sequence ATGACCACCGCACCAGCCACCGCCAACGTCCCCGTCACCATTCTCAGCGGCTTCCTCGGTGCGGGAAAAACCACGCTGCTGAATCACATCCTGAGCAATCAGCAGGGGGTGAAGACAGCGGTGCTGGTGAACGAGTTCGGTGAAATCGGCATCGACAACGATCTAATCGTCACCACCGATGAAGACATGGTGGAGCTGAGCAACGGTTGCATCTGCTGCTCGATTAACGGCGAGCTGATGGAGGCGGTGGAACGGGTGATTGAACGCCCAGAGCCGCTGGATTACATCGTCGTCGAAACCACCGGTCTGGCCGATCCCCTGCCGGTGGCCATGACCTTCCTGGGCAGTGAGCTGCGGGACCAAACCCGCCTGGATTCGATCATCACGTTGATCGATGCAGAAAACTTCGACGACGTCGTGCTCGACACGGAAGTTGGCCGGGCCCAGGTGATTTACGGCGACATTCTGTTGCTGAACAAGTGCGACCTCGTCTCCGAGGAGCGGCTGGAGGCCGTCGAACAGCAACTCAGAGAAGTCAAGAACGATGCGCGGATCCTGCGGTCGGTGAAAGGAGACGTGCCCCTTGCCCTATTGCTGAGCGTCGGACTGTTCGAATCCGACAAGGTGAGTTCCCCCGCCGACGATCCGAGCCTGGATCACAGCGACTGCGACCATGACCATGGCCACTGCAGTCATGACCACGATCACGGTCATGAACACGACCACAGCCATGGGCACGATCACACCCATGACCACAACCATGAGCACGGTCATGACCATGGCCACCATCACCACAGCCATGAGCACGGCCATGAGCACGGTGACCATCAGGACATCGAGGGATTCACCTCCGTGTCGTTCCAGAGTGATGGCCCCTTCTCCCTACGCAAGTTCCAGAACTTCCTCGACAACCAGATGCCCCAGGAGGTGTTCAGGGCCAAGGGAATCCTCTGGTTCAACGAAAGCGAACGCCGCCATGTCTTCCATTTGGCGGGCAAACGCTTTTCCATCGACGACACCGACTGGACCGGTGATCGCAAGAATCAATTGGTGCTGATCGGCCGCAACATCGACCACAACACGCTGCGGAAGCAACTCAAGGCCTGTGTGGCACCGGATGCAGGAAAAGGTTTCAGCTGA
- a CDS encoding 4a-hydroxytetrahydrobiopterin dehydratase encodes MPVERLDAAQKSALSTTLPNWVVNGDRLHRDLEFNSFVEAFGFMAQVALLAESKNHHPNWSNVYNRVSIDLTTHDLGGLSSLDVELASAIDALLPA; translated from the coding sequence ATGCCAGTTGAACGTCTTGACGCCGCCCAGAAGTCGGCACTCAGCACAACCCTGCCCAACTGGGTGGTGAACGGAGACAGGCTGCACCGCGATCTGGAGTTCAACAGCTTCGTGGAGGCCTTCGGATTCATGGCACAGGTGGCCTTGTTGGCCGAATCCAAAAATCACCATCCGAACTGGAGCAACGTCTACAACCGCGTTTCAATTGACCTGACCACCCATGATCTCGGCGGCCTCAGCAGCCTGGATGTGGAGCTGGCCAGCGCCATTGACGCCCTGCTGCCAGCATGA
- a CDS encoding secondary thiamine-phosphate synthase enzyme YjbQ, giving the protein MGVQQILHQITVQTPGRGFTRLDGRLNTWIRSTGLDQGVLHLTCLHTSASLTINENADPRVLQDLDAWMADAVPEQRRYLHDDEGADDMPAHIRTALTSQTLNLSVSRGQLLLGTWQAVYLWEHRSAAHSRTIACHLFGEPSSRPNSESNTQNTSATPQTLLSLRNGERINQAIQARHDPNAWETDDGIDTDTDLMIDRLHDLSD; this is encoded by the coding sequence GTGGGTGTGCAGCAGATCCTGCATCAGATCACAGTTCAAACCCCGGGGAGGGGCTTCACCCGTCTGGACGGGCGGTTGAACACCTGGATCCGCAGCACGGGGCTGGACCAGGGCGTTCTGCATCTCACCTGTCTGCACACCAGCGCCAGCCTCACGATCAACGAGAACGCAGATCCACGGGTGCTGCAGGACCTGGATGCATGGATGGCCGATGCCGTTCCGGAACAACGCCGTTATCTCCATGACGACGAAGGAGCCGATGACATGCCGGCCCACATCCGAACCGCGCTCACCAGCCAGACCCTGAACCTGAGCGTCAGCAGGGGCCAACTGCTGCTGGGCACCTGGCAAGCCGTTTACCTCTGGGAGCACCGCAGCGCTGCTCACTCAAGAACGATCGCCTGCCACCTGTTCGGTGAACCATCCAGCCGCCCCAACTCTGAGAGCAACACCCAGAACACCTCTGCCACGCCGCAAACCCTGTTGAGCCTGCGCAATGGCGAGCGGATCAATCAAGCCATTCAGGCCCGCCACGACCCCAACGCCTGGGAAACCGACGACGGCATCGACACAGACACCGATCTGATGATTGATCGATTGCATGACCTGAGCGACTGA
- a CDS encoding thiol-disulfide oxidoreductase DCC family protein → MASPSAPELTLLFDGGCPLCVREVRFLQRRDRQARLGFVDIDASDYDAAAHAGISYRAAMGRIHAITGSGEVLRDVAVFREAYRLIDLGWLYAPTRWPLIGSVVDWVYGIWAARRLQITGRADLETLCQGRCNLK, encoded by the coding sequence ATGGCCAGCCCTTCTGCCCCAGAACTGACCCTGCTGTTCGACGGAGGGTGTCCGTTGTGTGTGCGCGAAGTTCGGTTTCTGCAGCGGCGTGATCGTCAGGCCCGGCTGGGTTTTGTTGACATCGATGCTTCGGATTACGACGCAGCGGCCCATGCCGGCATCAGCTATCGGGCGGCTATGGGCCGCATTCATGCCATCACAGGCTCCGGGGAGGTGCTGCGTGATGTGGCCGTCTTCCGTGAGGCGTATCGCCTGATTGATCTGGGATGGCTCTACGCACCGACCCGCTGGCCCTTGATCGGCAGCGTGGTCGATTGGGTCTATGGGATTTGGGCCGCCCGGCGGCTTCAGATCACCGGACGCGCCGACCTTGAGACCCTGTGCCAAGGCCGCTGCAATTTGAAATGA
- a CDS encoding Nif11-like leader peptide family natural product precursor — MKSFLKAILENPDLQKAMQEEISTEQLVEIAAKHGYQLTVDEVNANPLWQAGGFKHLL; from the coding sequence TTGAAAAGCTTTCTCAAGGCAATCCTCGAGAACCCCGATCTTCAGAAGGCGATGCAGGAGGAGATCAGCACCGAACAGCTGGTGGAAATCGCCGCCAAACATGGCTACCAGCTCACTGTTGACGAGGTGAATGCGAATCCCCTGTGGCAAGCAGGAGGGTTTAAGCACCTTCTCTGA
- a CDS encoding carboxypeptidase M32: MVHASTPWDALGDHLRETKLLGSIQSTLYWDQNTRMPPSGALWRGEQLTLLATQLHARQSSAAYADLVAAARQHWNSADQCPEQGRNLDLLEQDLQRQQSLDPALVAALAKAKAEGYNRWQQARSASDFSLFAPALQTLIDLRQEQAKQLDEPRSCWETLAQPFEPDLRLERLEALFAPLRQRLPQLAAQASTRPRPRSANWDLEESSQQQLCDQLLGAWGRDPAITCMARSPHPFSITLGPADYRITTRVVPGQPLSCFLATAHEWGHSLYEQGLPDQSHQWFAWPLGQATSMAVHESQSLFWENRVARSRPFAERWWQRFAQAGAPFSGAQDMWQAMNPMAPGLNRVEADELSYGLHILIRTDLEIALLEQGLAVKDLPDEWNLRYQELLGVRPLSDAEGCLQDVHWSEGLFGYFPSYLLGHLISAQLSEAMAEAIGSPEEHVERGDVSPLLAWLRAHVHPLGRSVNADQLVERVSGRPLSTEAFLGYLENKLDRLQQVS, translated from the coding sequence TTGGTGCATGCGTCGACGCCTTGGGATGCACTGGGCGACCACCTGCGTGAAACGAAACTCCTCGGTTCCATCCAAAGCACCCTGTACTGGGATCAGAACACCCGCATGCCCCCCTCTGGGGCGCTTTGGCGGGGTGAGCAGCTCACGCTTCTGGCAACCCAGCTGCATGCCCGTCAGAGCTCCGCGGCTTATGCGGATCTGGTGGCCGCAGCGCGTCAGCACTGGAACTCCGCTGACCAATGCCCCGAGCAGGGCCGCAATCTTGATCTGCTGGAACAGGACCTTCAGCGGCAGCAGTCCCTCGATCCAGCTCTCGTCGCTGCCCTGGCCAAGGCCAAGGCCGAGGGCTACAACCGTTGGCAGCAGGCTCGATCGGCCTCCGATTTCAGCCTCTTCGCACCTGCGCTTCAGACCTTGATTGACCTGCGTCAGGAGCAGGCCAAACAGCTGGATGAGCCCCGCTCCTGCTGGGAGACCCTGGCGCAACCCTTCGAGCCGGACCTTCGTCTGGAGCGTCTCGAGGCCTTGTTTGCGCCGCTGCGGCAACGCTTGCCGCAATTGGCCGCTCAGGCATCCACCCGGCCTCGCCCCCGATCAGCGAACTGGGATCTTGAGGAGTCCAGCCAGCAACAGCTCTGCGATCAGCTGCTTGGTGCCTGGGGCCGCGATCCCGCCATCACCTGCATGGCGCGCTCGCCCCACCCCTTCTCCATCACGCTTGGGCCGGCGGATTACCGCATCACCACCCGTGTGGTGCCAGGGCAGCCGTTGTCGTGTTTTCTTGCCACAGCCCATGAGTGGGGGCATTCCCTTTACGAACAGGGGTTGCCGGACCAGAGCCATCAATGGTTTGCCTGGCCCCTGGGACAGGCCACCTCGATGGCGGTGCATGAAAGTCAGTCGTTGTTCTGGGAGAACCGGGTTGCCCGGAGCCGTCCGTTCGCAGAGCGGTGGTGGCAACGTTTTGCACAGGCCGGAGCTCCCTTCAGCGGCGCTCAGGACATGTGGCAGGCGATGAATCCGATGGCGCCTGGTTTGAACCGGGTTGAGGCCGATGAACTCAGCTATGGCCTTCACATCCTGATTCGCACTGATCTTGAAATTGCTCTACTGGAGCAGGGCTTGGCGGTGAAGGATCTCCCTGATGAATGGAATCTGCGCTATCAGGAGCTCCTGGGGGTGCGTCCACTGAGTGATGCCGAGGGTTGTCTTCAAGATGTGCATTGGTCGGAGGGGTTGTTCGGGTATTTCCCTTCGTATCTGTTGGGCCACCTGATCAGTGCACAGTTGAGTGAAGCGATGGCGGAGGCCATTGGGTCTCCGGAAGAGCATGTGGAGCGCGGTGATGTCTCGCCTTTGCTGGCTTGGCTGCGTGCGCATGTTCACCCGCTCGGACGCAGCGTGAATGCCGATCAACTGGTGGAAAGGGTTAGCGGACGACCCTTGAGCACCGAGGCCTTTCTGGGCTATCTGGAGAACAAGCTTGATCGGCTGCAGCAGGTCTCCTAG
- a CDS encoding inorganic diphosphatase — protein MANLDQAPSRSMPNLLHVLPAFADEAELRLNTIVELNSNTINKYELITETGHLKLDRVGYSSLAYPFAYGCIPRTWDEDGDPLDIEIVGVTEPLIPGSIVEARIIGVMTFDDGGEVDDKVIAVLADDKRMDHIKSWEDLGEHWKKETTYYWEHYKDLKKPGTCSVNGFFGTEKAVEIIKSCEARYMAEIDPKLVD, from the coding sequence ATGGCCAACCTCGATCAGGCACCCAGCCGCAGCATGCCCAACCTGCTGCACGTGCTGCCGGCTTTCGCTGATGAAGCCGAACTTCGTCTCAACACGATCGTGGAGCTCAACTCCAACACGATCAACAAGTACGAGCTGATCACCGAAACCGGCCATCTCAAGCTGGACCGCGTTGGTTACTCCTCGCTGGCTTACCCCTTCGCCTACGGATGCATTCCCCGCACCTGGGATGAAGATGGCGATCCTCTCGACATTGAAATCGTTGGTGTTACCGAGCCCCTGATACCCGGCTCGATTGTCGAGGCCCGCATCATCGGTGTGATGACCTTCGACGACGGTGGTGAAGTCGACGACAAGGTGATCGCTGTTCTTGCCGACGACAAGCGCATGGATCACATCAAGAGTTGGGAGGATCTTGGTGAGCACTGGAAGAAAGAAACCACCTACTACTGGGAGCATTACAAGGATCTGAAGAAGCCTGGTACTTGCTCGGTGAACGGTTTCTTCGGAACTGAAAAAGCCGTCGAGATCATCAAGAGCTGCGAGGCCCGCTACATGGCTGAGATCGACCCCAAGTTGGTCGACTGA
- a CDS encoding L,D-transpeptidase, whose amino-acid sequence MSRSLAPVMLAGLLAGSVLPGLAAEPAELAVRQPARESRIVLDLSKRQITLVRGEQRLGAWPVAIGDPKTPTPKGEFAILNKKVNPIYVTHKSGQRRELRGPSSPIGNRYMAFHRNGRGEFGIHGTAWPHWVQIRAAVSLGCVRMLNSHIRQLLDAVDVGTRLEIRS is encoded by the coding sequence ATGTCGCGGTCATTGGCGCCGGTGATGTTGGCTGGCCTGTTGGCGGGGTCCGTCCTCCCAGGCCTTGCTGCTGAGCCTGCTGAGCTGGCGGTGCGGCAACCGGCCCGTGAGTCCCGCATCGTGCTTGACCTCAGCAAGCGGCAGATCACCCTCGTGCGGGGTGAGCAGCGGCTTGGCGCCTGGCCGGTGGCGATCGGAGATCCCAAAACCCCCACCCCAAAGGGGGAATTCGCCATCCTCAACAAGAAGGTCAATCCGATCTATGTGACCCACAAGTCGGGTCAGCGGCGGGAGCTGCGCGGACCTAGTAGCCCGATTGGCAATCGTTACATGGCCTTTCACCGCAATGGCCGCGGCGAGTTTGGGATCCACGGAACGGCCTGGCCGCACTGGGTTCAGATCCGTGCGGCCGTCAGCCTGGGTTGCGTGCGCATGCTCAACAGCCACATCCGGCAGCTGCTTGATGCCGTGGATGTGGGAACGCGTCTGGAGATTCGCAGTTGA
- the hemC gene encoding hydroxymethylbilane synthase: MALTELRIASRRSQLAMVQTNWVKAELEKAHPGLKITVEAMATQGDKILDVALAKIGDKGLFTKELEAQMLVDRADIAVHSLKDLPTNLPEGLMLGCITEREDPADALVVNAKNQAYKLETLPEGSVVGTSSLRRLAQLRHHYPHLIFKDVRGNVITRLEKLDSGDYDCLILAAAGLGRLGFSDRIHQLIPGEISLHAVGQGALGIECVEGKPEVLEAIKVLEHTPTSQRCLAERAFLRELEGGCQVPIGVNTRFEGDQLILTGMVASLDGKRLIRDQASGAASDAEAIGIALANTLKGQGAGEILKEIFETVRPEA; encoded by the coding sequence ATGGCCCTCACCGAACTGCGCATCGCCTCACGACGCAGCCAGCTGGCCATGGTGCAAACCAACTGGGTCAAAGCGGAACTGGAGAAGGCCCATCCCGGCCTGAAGATCACCGTGGAAGCCATGGCCACCCAGGGCGACAAGATCCTGGACGTTGCCCTGGCCAAGATCGGCGACAAAGGCCTGTTCACCAAGGAACTGGAAGCCCAGATGCTGGTGGATCGTGCGGACATCGCCGTCCACTCCCTCAAAGACCTGCCGACCAACCTTCCTGAGGGGCTGATGCTCGGTTGCATCACCGAACGGGAGGACCCGGCCGATGCGCTGGTGGTGAATGCCAAGAACCAGGCCTACAAGCTCGAGACCCTCCCCGAAGGCTCAGTGGTGGGAACGAGTTCCCTGCGCCGCCTGGCTCAACTTCGTCACCACTACCCCCACCTGATCTTCAAAGATGTGCGGGGGAACGTGATCACCCGGCTGGAGAAATTGGACAGCGGCGATTACGACTGCCTGATCCTGGCTGCGGCCGGCCTGGGTCGACTGGGTTTCAGCGATCGGATCCACCAGCTGATCCCCGGCGAGATCTCTCTGCACGCGGTTGGCCAGGGAGCCCTAGGCATTGAATGCGTAGAGGGCAAGCCCGAAGTGCTTGAGGCGATCAAAGTGCTGGAGCACACCCCGACGTCCCAGCGATGCCTGGCCGAACGTGCTTTCCTGCGGGAACTGGAAGGTGGCTGCCAGGTCCCCATCGGCGTGAACACACGTTTCGAAGGTGATCAACTGATCCTTACCGGAATGGTGGCCAGCCTTGATGGCAAACGCTTGATCCGCGACCAAGCCAGTGGCGCGGCAAGCGACGCCGAAGCCATCGGCATCGCCCTCGCCAACACCCTCAAAGGTCAGGGTGCAGGGGAGATCCTCAAAGAGATCTTCGAGACCGTTCGCCCCGAAGCCTGA
- the rpoD gene encoding RNA polymerase sigma factor RpoD: MTPAATKAAKPDIVLLANADGKVKEVEKGSDKEAKKATARRRTSKASAKDLNAAADELLAAADQAKASGTTKKAAAKSTKAKTTTKKATTTKKAATAKKTATKTSTAKAAAAKPTAEEKAKTAAAEKEAKAKALASIKIGPKGVYTEDSIRVYLQEIGRIRLLRPDEEIELARKIADLLYLEELAAQFESDNGREPDNKEWAALVEMPLIRFRRRLMLGRRAKEKMVQSNLRLVVSIAKKYMNRGLSFQDLIQEGSLGLIRAAEKFDHEKGYKFSTYATWWIRQAITRAIADQSRTIRLPVHLYETISRIKKTTKVLSQEFGRKPTEEEIAESMEMTIEKLRFIAKSAQLPISLETPIGKEEDSRLGDFIEADIENPEQDVAKNLLREDLEGVLATLSPRERDVLRLRYGLDDGRMKTLEEIGQIFDVTRERIRQIEAKALRKLRHPNRNGVFKEYIK; this comes from the coding sequence ATGACCCCTGCTGCCACCAAAGCTGCCAAGCCGGACATCGTTCTTCTGGCGAATGCTGACGGCAAGGTGAAGGAAGTTGAGAAGGGTTCCGATAAAGAAGCCAAAAAAGCCACCGCACGCCGACGAACCAGCAAGGCCAGCGCCAAGGACCTGAACGCCGCGGCCGACGAACTGCTCGCTGCGGCCGATCAAGCCAAGGCTTCGGGAACCACCAAAAAGGCTGCTGCGAAAAGCACCAAGGCCAAAACCACAACGAAAAAGGCCACTACAACAAAGAAAGCAGCCACCGCCAAGAAGACCGCCACCAAAACATCAACAGCCAAAGCAGCAGCAGCGAAACCAACCGCTGAAGAGAAAGCCAAAACCGCAGCTGCTGAGAAGGAAGCCAAGGCCAAAGCCCTGGCCAGCATCAAGATCGGCCCCAAAGGCGTTTACACCGAAGACTCCATCCGGGTTTATCTGCAGGAAATCGGGCGGATCCGCCTGCTGCGTCCCGACGAAGAGATCGAACTGGCCCGCAAAATTGCCGATCTTCTCTATCTCGAGGAACTGGCCGCTCAATTTGAGAGCGATAACGGCCGGGAACCCGACAACAAAGAGTGGGCAGCCTTGGTGGAAATGCCGCTCATCCGCTTCCGCCGGCGCTTGATGCTGGGCCGCCGGGCCAAGGAAAAGATGGTGCAATCCAACTTGCGCCTGGTGGTCTCGATTGCCAAGAAGTACATGAATCGAGGCCTGAGCTTCCAAGACCTGATTCAGGAAGGAAGCCTTGGCCTGATCCGCGCAGCCGAGAAATTTGACCACGAGAAGGGCTACAAGTTCTCCACCTACGCCACCTGGTGGATTCGCCAGGCCATCACACGCGCCATTGCCGACCAAAGCCGCACCATCCGCCTGCCGGTGCACCTCTACGAAACGATCTCCAGAATCAAGAAGACCACCAAGGTTCTCTCCCAGGAGTTCGGCCGCAAGCCAACGGAAGAGGAAATCGCTGAATCGATGGAAATGACCATCGAAAAACTGCGCTTCATCGCCAAGAGTGCCCAGCTGCCGATCTCCCTGGAGACCCCAATCGGCAAGGAAGAGGATTCCCGCCTTGGCGATTTCATCGAAGCCGATATCGAGAATCCCGAGCAGGATGTTGCCAAGAACCTGCTTCGTGAAGACCTGGAGGGTGTGTTAGCCACCCTCAGCCCCCGCGAGCGCGATGTGCTGCGCCTGCGCTACGGCCTGGACGACGGGCGGATGAAGACCCTCGAGGAAATCGGCCAGATCTTTGATGTGACCCGGGAACGGATCCGTCAGATCGAAGCAAAGGCCCTGCGCAAATTGCGCCACCCCAACCGCAATGGGGTGTTCAAGGAATACATCAAGTAA
- the priA gene encoding primosomal protein N', with translation MKSSEVCKVLSHSPRCVEVWLEAGREGRSFSYAADPSMGLKPGDLVRVRLRGRAMHGLVVEEREWAEQDPQELQPVESLLQRAAVDSDWYSWLERVADRCHLSVFRTLKAALPSGWIGQVGQRSLAGGRQMWWIQARVSPDAANPPTPRQRELLAWLEGQGDGAWQRDLVASGFGAQLLPPLIQQGYLVREQRRCEDKGSSAASGPKELPQALTAEQQDVVKAYQQLSPGRGLLLWGITGSGKTEVYLQLAAQELERGRHVLLLTPEIGLIPQLVDRCRKRFGSRVVEYHSGCGDAERVRTWRRCLAAEQPLVVVGTRSAVFVPLKPLGLVVLDEEHDSSYKQDAPMPCYHARDLALDRVVMQQARLVLGSATPSLESWIQSGPEGALTLVRLTQRISRQSLPPVHVIDMRHELAEGHKRLVSRALMDRLAALPEQGEQAVVLVPRRGYSPFLSCRSCGEVVMCPHCDVALTVHRSKAGRQWLRCHWCDHREDLENRCSHCGSTAFKPFGAGTQKVLELLSQELEGLRLLRFDRDSTGGRDGHRRLLDRFAAGEADVLIGTQMLAKGMDLPRVTLAAVLAADGLLHRPDLRAGEQALQLLLQLAGRAGRGERPGQVLVQTYTPEHPVIQHLVDGRYEAFLSQEVALRKEAGLVPFSRACLLRLSGDSPSKTATAAAVLAERIRPICQRQNWWLLGPAPAPVARVAGRSRWQLLLHGPAGSPLPLPPGQALWDGLPKGVALTVDPDPQQL, from the coding sequence ATGAAGTCTTCCGAAGTTTGCAAGGTCCTGTCGCATTCGCCGCGATGTGTTGAGGTCTGGCTGGAGGCTGGGCGGGAAGGACGCTCCTTCAGTTATGCCGCAGATCCCAGCATGGGTTTGAAGCCGGGAGATCTGGTGCGGGTGCGGCTCCGGGGACGAGCCATGCATGGGCTTGTGGTGGAGGAGCGGGAGTGGGCTGAGCAGGATCCTCAGGAGCTGCAACCGGTGGAATCACTCCTGCAGCGAGCTGCTGTCGACTCTGATTGGTACAGCTGGCTGGAGCGGGTGGCGGACCGTTGCCATCTCAGTGTCTTCCGCACCTTGAAGGCGGCTCTGCCGTCGGGCTGGATTGGTCAGGTTGGCCAGCGTTCCCTGGCCGGCGGGCGTCAAATGTGGTGGATACAGGCCCGGGTCTCCCCTGATGCAGCGAACCCACCCACCCCTCGCCAGCGGGAGCTTCTGGCTTGGTTGGAGGGCCAGGGCGATGGCGCTTGGCAACGGGACCTGGTGGCCAGTGGGTTTGGGGCGCAATTGCTGCCGCCGCTGATCCAGCAGGGCTACCTGGTGCGTGAGCAGCGTCGTTGTGAGGACAAGGGCTCTTCAGCTGCTTCTGGCCCCAAGGAGCTTCCCCAGGCCTTGACCGCTGAGCAGCAGGACGTGGTGAAGGCCTACCAACAGCTTTCTCCGGGGAGAGGACTGCTGCTCTGGGGAATCACCGGCTCCGGCAAGACCGAGGTGTACCTCCAACTGGCTGCCCAGGAGCTGGAGCGGGGCCGGCACGTCCTGCTGCTCACCCCCGAGATCGGATTGATCCCCCAACTTGTTGACCGTTGCCGCAAACGCTTCGGCTCGCGCGTCGTGGAATACCACAGCGGTTGTGGTGACGCTGAACGGGTTCGAACCTGGCGCCGCTGTCTTGCTGCCGAACAGCCGTTGGTGGTGGTGGGAACCCGCTCCGCGGTGTTCGTGCCGTTGAAGCCGCTGGGGCTGGTCGTTCTGGATGAGGAGCACGACAGCTCTTACAAGCAAGACGCACCCATGCCCTGCTATCACGCCCGGGACCTGGCCCTGGACCGGGTTGTGATGCAACAGGCACGGCTTGTGCTGGGTAGCGCCACGCCTTCGCTCGAAAGCTGGATTCAATCGGGCCCCGAAGGTGCCTTGACCTTGGTGCGCCTGACCCAGCGGATTTCCCGGCAGTCCCTACCCCCTGTGCATGTGATCGACATGCGCCATGAACTGGCCGAAGGACACAAGCGTCTGGTCAGTCGCGCCTTGATGGATCGTCTTGCGGCGCTGCCGGAGCAGGGCGAACAGGCCGTGGTTTTGGTGCCTCGTCGGGGATACAGCCCCTTTTTGAGCTGCCGCAGTTGCGGCGAGGTGGTGATGTGCCCCCACTGCGATGTGGCGCTCACCGTTCACCGCAGCAAGGCCGGACGTCAGTGGCTGCGTTGCCATTGGTGTGACCATCGTGAGGACCTGGAGAACCGTTGCAGTCACTGTGGTTCCACGGCCTTCAAGCCGTTTGGGGCCGGGACGCAGAAGGTGTTGGAACTGCTTTCTCAGGAGCTTGAAGGCCTTCGTTTGCTCCGCTTTGACCGCGATTCCACCGGCGGACGTGATGGCCATCGACGCCTGTTGGACCGTTTTGCTGCCGGAGAAGCCGACGTTTTGATTGGCACGCAGATGCTGGCCAAGGGCATGGACCTGCCGCGGGTCACCCTCGCGGCGGTGCTCGCGGCGGATGGGCTTCTGCACCGCCCCGACCTCCGCGCAGGAGAACAGGCCCTGCAGTTGCTGTTGCAGTTGGCAGGCCGTGCCGGACGAGGTGAGCGACCGGGGCAGGTGTTGGTGCAGACCTACACCCCAGAGCATCCGGTGATTCAGCACCTGGTGGATGGTCGGTATGAAGCGTTCCTCTCTCAGGAAGTGGCCCTCCGCAAGGAAGCTGGTCTGGTGCCCTTCAGTCGCGCTTGTCTGCTGCGACTGTCTGGAGATTCCCCCAGCAAAACAGCAACGGCGGCAGCGGTGCTCGCGGAGCGGATCCGGCCGATTTGTCAGCGCCAGAACTGGTGGTTGTTGGGTCCGGCCCCGGCGCCTGTGGCCCGTGTTGCTGGCCGAAGCCGATGGCAGCTGTTGCTGCATGGTCCGGCGGGCTCTCCGCTGCCTCTCCCTCCGGGACAGGCCCTCTGGGATGGCTTGCCCAAGGGTGTGGCGCTCACTGTGGATCCCGACCCGCAGCAGCTTTGA